From a single Nematostella vectensis chromosome 3, jaNemVect1.1, whole genome shotgun sequence genomic region:
- the LOC116609777 gene encoding uncharacterized protein LOC116609777 isoform X4, with product MDDFEEDIFDRNIDQLDVRETPRWELSEEEDSGGCEVDNLMNQKTNRKQNPAEDEQVENTKLSQVATSTNLPVQNPGVPSVGPKGPERPIPVSLTNGAPQSPLLTRAPSGPHSCASTTESVKTVMSPLYARKMDKAKIDALVQAAYAKDEDSIKDFGAAERCKQSSQSQSKPIKPVAPSNTMKKLTPWEDDDADSIKDFSGTDRKKEEKYMERTDEAIYQRASEEHIKRPPIWHDEEVDSLRDFGRISGKQEMPSGMTSQQISRVPSDEELCLSPPWNDEDDGPVRNFVCTAPDHKNYGINKMVTEEQMRQIPPWHDDDMDSTRDYAEFCKMASIENSRRPSEENIYLTPPWMEDDRSSCASNTASTAHMTLEEKRAIEEEAKNSGLNAGADKAQAFRKEKTQEGTTGAQLPGRDSGFCSEQDQHAQQAPATTVIADSETEKDFPSTNELLEELPEVPSPQSIPVPRSAPVAFSTTAPMCSGMPQYVMPVTAPASSSLNPVYVHNTSNRPVMTTVAAVNPVVRSTTQEVPPPLHLMTRQQMLQLLTQQQQQQPPSQIPDSGKRIGVVRQGSGDIGLVTSSHMVRQQNPEVTPTTTTVPQDKEMIPHSVPQSRATQQALADDTRMMYNMACAAKGLARSASHSSMEANCYSPHDALEGFETSSVVSFASTAATHQDLDTRIDMMQSLLSLLGTHDKDDMSRTLLAMSNSKDSCAAMRQSGCLPLLIDLLHGRDNPKSRRDARARAGLALHNIVYTNVEDRRGRREIRVLRLLEIVRAHCDVVHYGDMPPHPCAERWYPPLRDYGPGPAVAALMKLSFEEEHRTAICELGGLHAIAELIEIDHKVNAECKDFYSISLRKYAGMTLTNLTFGNTKNKTILCKMDKTLEALIAQLGTTEEEEIVQVSASILRNLSWRADDVCREALKSCNATRSLIDVASKVTGETALRTILSALWNLSAHCSENKTELCSSPGALKFIVKCLSYCSPSGNISVVESSGGILRNLSSHIAVRSEYRKVLRANACFHTLLSHLRSPSLRVVSNACGALWNLSARCPEDQELLWELGAVSLLKSLANSKHKAIATASSAALRNLMAVKPTSSHATDNESVSSRQARRYRSMPAGTRTQEAQSKLRQSARDRVKSPGTQSPRMQQSPQARSPHTHSPRSESPVVQREDARVMDNQDTESVASIANSNSSTGSARAARESKGGALAMNGKPRQKGDSSSIGSGASMEGRHNHLGRWSGSNDSLSRHRKNMDLSHARPQQTGQDGHARPQQTGQDGHSRSSSDGGAVIQLVTDSYPLQVTAKTSLCKGQESRQEGATSRVRQALGYTGSQPSVLSGRQSDTGSVVSPGTARRLNQWAEIQVSESIEMSSMSARMRPESRITQNAPAVAASRESVNSSRQRRRRVQKFRSYRDTDSDPEADIDSDDDRTMFSTRGNTGNAWVKKNGNRNAFRGHMTENGIQSPRMQTKMAEDRCVCTEVSNVWIKRGKSADALPKRMCEKCNKEKQEGNGITAVKTRRNSSDSPLSSPSAMRVPRVISDPEDAELEASKRGVRVTSL from the exons ATGGACGATTTTGAAG AGGATATTTTTGACCGTAACATTGATCAACTAGATGTCCGTGAGACCCCAAG GTGGGAGCTGTCTGAGGAGGAGGATTCAGGGGGCTGTGAGGTAGACAATCTCATGAACCAAAAGACCAACAGGAAACAG AATCCTGCAGAAGATGAACAAGTTGAAAACACCAAGCTTTCCCAGGTGGCAACATCCACAAACCTGCCTGTACAAAACCCTGGAGTCCCATCTGTTGGCCCCAAAGGTCCAGAACGACCCATACCAGTGTCCTTGACAAATGGTGCTCCTCAAAGCCCCCTGCTGACTAGGGCCCCCAGTGGCCCTCATAGCTGTGCCAGTACTACTGAGAGTGTGAAGACAGTCATGTCACCTTTGTATGCCAGGAAAATGGATAAGGCCAAGATTGATGCTTTAGTTCAAGCTGCATATGCAAAAGATGAAGATTCTATTAAG GACTTTGGTGCTGCTGAAAGATGTAAACAGTCCAGTCAGTCCCAGAGTAAACCAATTAAACCAGTTGCACCGTCAAACACCATGAAAAAATTAACACCATGGGAGGATGATGATGCCGACTCAATCAAG GACTTTTCAGGGACTGACAGAAAGAAAGAGGAAAAATACATGGAGCGAACAGATGAGGCTATCTATCAACGTGCTTCAGAGGAACACATCAAAAGGCCTCCTATCTGGCATGACGAGGAAGTTGACTCTCTTAGG GACTTTGGCAGGATCTCGGGCAAACAGGAGATGCCATCTGGTATGACCAGTCAACAGATCAGCAGAGTACCATCAGATGAAGAGCTGTGCCTATCTCCCCCCTGGAACGATGAAGATGATGGGCCTGTCAGG AACTTTGTGTGTACTGCCCCTGACCATAAGAACTATGGTATCAACAAGATGGTGACAGAGGAACAGATGCGGCAGATTCCACCTTGGCATGATGATGACATGGACTCTACTAGG GATTACGCTGAGTTTTGCAAGATGGCGTCGATTGAGAATTCCCGTCGGCCATCGGAAGAAAACATTTACTTGACCCCTCCCTGGATGGAAGATGATCGGTCCTCCTGCGCT AGCAACACGGCCTCAACTGCTCACATGACGCTAGAGGAGAAACGAGCCATTGAGGAAGAAGCGAAGAACTCTGGACTGAACGCTGGCGCGGACAAAGCCCAGGCATTCCGCAAAGAAAAGACCCAAGAGGGGACTACTGGTGCTCAGCTCCCAGGCCGTGATAGCGGCTTTTGCAGTGAACAGGACCAGCATGCACAGCAAG CTCCAGCGACAACTGTCATTGCCGACTCGGAGACAGAAAAAGATTTCCCCTCTACAAATGAGCTACTGGAAGAACTCCCAGAAGTCCCGAGTCCTCAGTCTATTCCTGTTCCACGCAGTGCACCTGTAGCCTTCAGTACAACTGCACCAATGTGTAGCGGTATGCCGCAGTACGTCATGCCTGTCACAGCACCTGCCTCGTCCTCACTCAACCCTGTGTACGTGCACAATACCTCGAACAGACCAGTCATGACGACCGTAGCTGCGGTAAACCCAGTGGTCCGATCAACGACCCAAGAGGTACCTCCACCTCTTCACTTGATGACGCGGCAGCAGATGCTGCAATTACTGActcaacagcagcagcagcagcccCCGTCACAGATCCCTGATTCAGGAAAGCGTATTGGTGTTGTGAGGCAAGGTAGTGGGGATATAGGTCTTGTAACTTCTAGTCATATGGTCCGGCAACAGAACCCTGAGGTAACCCCTACCACAACTACAGTCCCCCAAGATAAAGAGATGATTCCCCACTCGGTACCACAGTCACGTGCCACCCAACAGGCGCTGGCAGACGACACCAGGATGATGTATAACATGGCGTGTGCTGCCAAAG GTCTTGCCCGCAGCGCAAGTCACTCCAGCATGGAAGCAAACTGCTACTCCCCGCACGACGCGCTTGAAGGGTTCGAGACCTCGAGTGTGGTAAGCTTTGCCAGCACTGCTGCCACGCACCAAGACCTGGACACTCGGATCGACATGATGCAGTCCCTACTCTCCCTTCTTGGCACACACGACAAGGATGACATGTCACGCACTCTCCTAGCCATGTCCAATAGCAAGGACTCTTGCGCGGCCATGCGCCAATCAGGATGCCTGCCGTTACTCATAGACTTACTCCACGGCCGTGACAACCCAAAGTCGCGGCGTGACGCGAGAGCGAGAGCTGGACTTGCGTTGCATAATATTGTGTACACAAACGTCGAGGATCGCCGTGGTCGACGAGAGATTCGAGTGCTGAGGTTACTAGAGATTGTGCGCGCGCATTGTGACGTAGTGCATTATGGAGACATGCCTCCACACCCCTGTGCTGAACGGTGGTATCCCCCGCTCCGTGACTACGGACCGGGACCAGCTGTTGCAGCGCTCATGAAGCTATCGTTCGAGGAGGAGCATCGCACTGCGATCTGCGAGCTCGGTGGCCTTCACGCTATCGCAGAACTCATCGAGATCGACCACAAGGTGAACGCGGAGTGCAAGGACTTCTACAGCATCAGCCTGCGCAAGTATGCTGGGATGACCCTGACAAACCTGACCTTCGGCAACACCAAGAACAAGACTATTCTCTGCAAAATGGACAAGACTCTAGAAGCTTTGATCGCGCAGCTCGGGACCACAGAGGAAGAAGAGATCGTGCAAGTGTCGGCGAGCATATTGCGTAATCTCAGCTGGCGCGCAGATGACGTTTGCCGAGAAGCGCTCAAGTCGTGTAACGCTACTAGGTCTTTAATCGATGTCGCAAGTAAGGTTACCGGTGAGACCGCTCTCAGGACTATCCTAAGTGCTCTGTGGAATCTCTCTGCGCATTGCTCAGAGAACAAGACCGAGCTATGTAGCTCACCGGGAGCTCTCAAGTTTATCGTGAAGTGCTTGAGTTACTGCAGTCCAAGCGGGAATATATCGGTCGTGGAGAGCAGCGGAGGAATCTTGCGCAACCTCTCGTCGCATATCGCGGTCCGGTCCGAGTATCGTAAGGTTCTGCGCGCGAACGCCTGCTTCCACACCCTCCTCAGCCACTTACGTTCGCCGAGTCTCCGAGTGGTGAGCAACGCGTGCGGGGCACTGTGGAACTTGTCGGCGCGTTGCCCCGAGGATCAAGAACTCTTGTGGGAGCTAGGAGCCGTGTCTCTACTCAAGTCACTCGCTAATTCCAAGCACAAAGCCATTGCGACCGCTTCCTCTGCAGCGCTTAGAAACTTGATGGCAGTCAAGCCTACAAGCTCACACGCGACAGATAACGAGTCCGTGTCGTCACGTCAAGCTCGTCGGTACCGCAGCATGCCAGCGGGCACTCGGACACAAGAGGCGCAGTCCAAACTCAGGCAATCAGCTCGCGATCGTGTCAAGTCTCCCGGGACTCAGTCGCCTCGCATGCAACAGTCACCACAGGCTCGGTCACCGCACACTCACTCCCCAAGATCCGAGTCTCCAGTGGTACAACGAGAAGACGCAAGAGTAATGGATAACCAAGACACCGAGTCTGTTGCGTCCATTGCGAACAGTAACTCGAGTACAGGCTCAGCCCGTGCTGCTAGAGAATCCAAGGGTGGCGCTTTGGCGATGAATGGAAAGCCTAGACAGAAAGGCGATTCTAGTAGTATCGGCAGTGGTGCATCCATGGAAGGTCGACACAATCATCTGGGCAGATGGAGCGGGAGCAATGATTCCCTATCGCGACACCGAAAAAACATGGACCTCTCTCACGCACGCCCTCAACAAACAGGACAGGACGGGCACGCACGCCCTCAGCAGACCGGGCAGGACGGGCATTCGCGTTCCTCTAGCGACGGCGGTGCAGTCATCCAGCTCGTCACGGACAGCTACCCCCTGCAGGTCACCGCCAAGACGTCACTCTGCAAGGGTCAGGAGTCTCGCCAGGAGGGGGCCACTTCCAGGGTGCGTCAGGCGCTGGGCTACACCGGCTCCCAACCATCCGTCTTGTCCGGACGCCAGAGTGATACTGGGTCGGTGGTGTCTCCAGGGACCGCTCGGCGGTTGAACCAGTGGGCCGAGATCCAGGTGAGTGAGAGCATCGAGATGTCAAGTATGTCCGCACGCATGCGCCCTGAGAGCAGGATTACCCAGAATGCACCGGCGGTAGCGGCTAGTCGTGAGAGCGTCAACTCATCACGTCAGAGGCGTCGGCGTGTGCAGAAATTCCGGTCGTACCGAGACACAGACAGCGACCCGGAAGCGGACATCGACTCAGATGACGACAGGACCATGTTCAGCACGCGTGGCAACACCGGAAACGCGTGGGTCAAGAAAAACGGAAATCGAAATGCATTTCGGGGTCACATGACCGAAAATGGAATCCAGTCTCCTCGGATGCAGACCAAGATGGCGGAGGATCGATGCGTGTGCACTGAGGTGTCCAACGTCTGGATCAAGAGGGGCAAGTCAGCGGACGCTCTTCCTAAGCGCATGTGCGAAAAATGTAACAAGGAAAAGCAGGAAGGCAACGGAATTACGGCCGTGAAGACGCGACGGAACTCAAGCGACTCGCCGCTGTCCAGTCCCAGCGCTATGCGAGTGCCGAGGGTCATATCTGATCCCGAGGACGCGGAACTTGAGGCTAGCAAAAGAGGAGTCAGGGTGACGTCATTATGA
- the LOC116609777 gene encoding uncharacterized protein LOC116609777 isoform X3, protein MDDFEEDIFDRNIDQLDVRETPRWELSEEEDSGGCEVDNLMNQKTNRKQKNPAEDEQVENTKLSQVATSTNLPVQNPGVPSVGPKGPERPIPVSLTNGAPQSPLLTRAPSGPHSCASTTESVKTVMSPLYARKMDKAKIDALVQAAYAKDEDSIKDFGAAERCKQSSQSQSKPIKPVAPSNTMKKLTPWEDDDADSIKDFSGTDRKKEEKYMERTDEAIYQRASEEHIKRPPIWHDEEVDSLRDFGRISGKQEMPSGMTSQQISRVPSDEELCLSPPWNDEDDGPVRNFVCTAPDHKNYGINKMVTEEQMRQIPPWHDDDMDSTRDYAEFCKMASIENSRRPSEENIYLTPPWMEDDRSSCASNTASTAHMTLEEKRAIEEEAKNSGLNAGADKAQAFRKEKTQEGTTGAQLPGRDSGFCSEQDQHAQQAPATTVIADSETEKDFPSTNELLEELPEVPSPQSIPVPRSAPVAFSTTAPMCSGMPQYVMPVTAPASSSLNPVYVHNTSNRPVMTTVAAVNPVVRSTTQEVPPPLHLMTRQQMLQLLTQQQQQQPPSQIPDSGKRIGVVRQGSGDIGLVTSSHMVRQQNPEVTPTTTTVPQDKEMIPHSVPQSRATQQALADDTRMMYNMACAAKGLARSASHSSMEANCYSPHDALEGFETSSVVSFASTAATHQDLDTRIDMMQSLLSLLGTHDKDDMSRTLLAMSNSKDSCAAMRQSGCLPLLIDLLHGRDNPKSRRDARARAGLALHNIVYTNVEDRRGRREIRVLRLLEIVRAHCDVVHYGDMPPHPCAERWYPPLRDYGPGPAVAALMKLSFEEEHRTAICELGGLHAIAELIEIDHKVNAECKDFYSISLRKYAGMTLTNLTFGNTKNKTILCKMDKTLEALIAQLGTTEEEEIVQVSASILRNLSWRADDVCREALKSCNATRSLIDVASKVTGETALRTILSALWNLSAHCSENKTELCSSPGALKFIVKCLSYCSPSGNISVVESSGGILRNLSSHIAVRSEYRKVLRANACFHTLLSHLRSPSLRVVSNACGALWNLSARCPEDQELLWELGAVSLLKSLANSKHKAIATASSAALRNLMAVKPTSSHATDNESVSSRQARRYRSMPAGTRTQEAQSKLRQSARDRVKSPGTQSPRMQQSPQARSPHTHSPRSESPVVQREDARVMDNQDTESVASIANSNSSTGSARAARESKGGALAMNGKPRQKGDSSSIGSGASMEGRHNHLGRWSGSNDSLSRHRKNMDLSHARPQQTGQDGHARPQQTGQDGHSRSSSDGGAVIQLVTDSYPLQVTAKTSLCKGQESRQEGATSRVRQALGYTGSQPSVLSGRQSDTGSVVSPGTARRLNQWAEIQVSESIEMSSMSARMRPESRITQNAPAVAASRESVNSSRQRRRRVQKFRSYRDTDSDPEADIDSDDDRTMFSTRGNTGNAWVKKNGNRNAFRGHMTENGIQSPRMQTKMAEDRCVCTEVSNVWIKRGKSADALPKRMCEKCNKEKQEGNGITAVKTRRNSSDSPLSSPSAMRVPRVISDPEDAELEASKRGVRVTSL, encoded by the exons ATGGACGATTTTGAAG AGGATATTTTTGACCGTAACATTGATCAACTAGATGTCCGTGAGACCCCAAG GTGGGAGCTGTCTGAGGAGGAGGATTCAGGGGGCTGTGAGGTAGACAATCTCATGAACCAAAAGACCAACAGGAAACAG AAGAATCCTGCAGAAGATGAACAAGTTGAAAACACCAAGCTTTCCCAGGTGGCAACATCCACAAACCTGCCTGTACAAAACCCTGGAGTCCCATCTGTTGGCCCCAAAGGTCCAGAACGACCCATACCAGTGTCCTTGACAAATGGTGCTCCTCAAAGCCCCCTGCTGACTAGGGCCCCCAGTGGCCCTCATAGCTGTGCCAGTACTACTGAGAGTGTGAAGACAGTCATGTCACCTTTGTATGCCAGGAAAATGGATAAGGCCAAGATTGATGCTTTAGTTCAAGCTGCATATGCAAAAGATGAAGATTCTATTAAG GACTTTGGTGCTGCTGAAAGATGTAAACAGTCCAGTCAGTCCCAGAGTAAACCAATTAAACCAGTTGCACCGTCAAACACCATGAAAAAATTAACACCATGGGAGGATGATGATGCCGACTCAATCAAG GACTTTTCAGGGACTGACAGAAAGAAAGAGGAAAAATACATGGAGCGAACAGATGAGGCTATCTATCAACGTGCTTCAGAGGAACACATCAAAAGGCCTCCTATCTGGCATGACGAGGAAGTTGACTCTCTTAGG GACTTTGGCAGGATCTCGGGCAAACAGGAGATGCCATCTGGTATGACCAGTCAACAGATCAGCAGAGTACCATCAGATGAAGAGCTGTGCCTATCTCCCCCCTGGAACGATGAAGATGATGGGCCTGTCAGG AACTTTGTGTGTACTGCCCCTGACCATAAGAACTATGGTATCAACAAGATGGTGACAGAGGAACAGATGCGGCAGATTCCACCTTGGCATGATGATGACATGGACTCTACTAGG GATTACGCTGAGTTTTGCAAGATGGCGTCGATTGAGAATTCCCGTCGGCCATCGGAAGAAAACATTTACTTGACCCCTCCCTGGATGGAAGATGATCGGTCCTCCTGCGCT AGCAACACGGCCTCAACTGCTCACATGACGCTAGAGGAGAAACGAGCCATTGAGGAAGAAGCGAAGAACTCTGGACTGAACGCTGGCGCGGACAAAGCCCAGGCATTCCGCAAAGAAAAGACCCAAGAGGGGACTACTGGTGCTCAGCTCCCAGGCCGTGATAGCGGCTTTTGCAGTGAACAGGACCAGCATGCACAGCAAG CTCCAGCGACAACTGTCATTGCCGACTCGGAGACAGAAAAAGATTTCCCCTCTACAAATGAGCTACTGGAAGAACTCCCAGAAGTCCCGAGTCCTCAGTCTATTCCTGTTCCACGCAGTGCACCTGTAGCCTTCAGTACAACTGCACCAATGTGTAGCGGTATGCCGCAGTACGTCATGCCTGTCACAGCACCTGCCTCGTCCTCACTCAACCCTGTGTACGTGCACAATACCTCGAACAGACCAGTCATGACGACCGTAGCTGCGGTAAACCCAGTGGTCCGATCAACGACCCAAGAGGTACCTCCACCTCTTCACTTGATGACGCGGCAGCAGATGCTGCAATTACTGActcaacagcagcagcagcagcccCCGTCACAGATCCCTGATTCAGGAAAGCGTATTGGTGTTGTGAGGCAAGGTAGTGGGGATATAGGTCTTGTAACTTCTAGTCATATGGTCCGGCAACAGAACCCTGAGGTAACCCCTACCACAACTACAGTCCCCCAAGATAAAGAGATGATTCCCCACTCGGTACCACAGTCACGTGCCACCCAACAGGCGCTGGCAGACGACACCAGGATGATGTATAACATGGCGTGTGCTGCCAAAG GTCTTGCCCGCAGCGCAAGTCACTCCAGCATGGAAGCAAACTGCTACTCCCCGCACGACGCGCTTGAAGGGTTCGAGACCTCGAGTGTGGTAAGCTTTGCCAGCACTGCTGCCACGCACCAAGACCTGGACACTCGGATCGACATGATGCAGTCCCTACTCTCCCTTCTTGGCACACACGACAAGGATGACATGTCACGCACTCTCCTAGCCATGTCCAATAGCAAGGACTCTTGCGCGGCCATGCGCCAATCAGGATGCCTGCCGTTACTCATAGACTTACTCCACGGCCGTGACAACCCAAAGTCGCGGCGTGACGCGAGAGCGAGAGCTGGACTTGCGTTGCATAATATTGTGTACACAAACGTCGAGGATCGCCGTGGTCGACGAGAGATTCGAGTGCTGAGGTTACTAGAGATTGTGCGCGCGCATTGTGACGTAGTGCATTATGGAGACATGCCTCCACACCCCTGTGCTGAACGGTGGTATCCCCCGCTCCGTGACTACGGACCGGGACCAGCTGTTGCAGCGCTCATGAAGCTATCGTTCGAGGAGGAGCATCGCACTGCGATCTGCGAGCTCGGTGGCCTTCACGCTATCGCAGAACTCATCGAGATCGACCACAAGGTGAACGCGGAGTGCAAGGACTTCTACAGCATCAGCCTGCGCAAGTATGCTGGGATGACCCTGACAAACCTGACCTTCGGCAACACCAAGAACAAGACTATTCTCTGCAAAATGGACAAGACTCTAGAAGCTTTGATCGCGCAGCTCGGGACCACAGAGGAAGAAGAGATCGTGCAAGTGTCGGCGAGCATATTGCGTAATCTCAGCTGGCGCGCAGATGACGTTTGCCGAGAAGCGCTCAAGTCGTGTAACGCTACTAGGTCTTTAATCGATGTCGCAAGTAAGGTTACCGGTGAGACCGCTCTCAGGACTATCCTAAGTGCTCTGTGGAATCTCTCTGCGCATTGCTCAGAGAACAAGACCGAGCTATGTAGCTCACCGGGAGCTCTCAAGTTTATCGTGAAGTGCTTGAGTTACTGCAGTCCAAGCGGGAATATATCGGTCGTGGAGAGCAGCGGAGGAATCTTGCGCAACCTCTCGTCGCATATCGCGGTCCGGTCCGAGTATCGTAAGGTTCTGCGCGCGAACGCCTGCTTCCACACCCTCCTCAGCCACTTACGTTCGCCGAGTCTCCGAGTGGTGAGCAACGCGTGCGGGGCACTGTGGAACTTGTCGGCGCGTTGCCCCGAGGATCAAGAACTCTTGTGGGAGCTAGGAGCCGTGTCTCTACTCAAGTCACTCGCTAATTCCAAGCACAAAGCCATTGCGACCGCTTCCTCTGCAGCGCTTAGAAACTTGATGGCAGTCAAGCCTACAAGCTCACACGCGACAGATAACGAGTCCGTGTCGTCACGTCAAGCTCGTCGGTACCGCAGCATGCCAGCGGGCACTCGGACACAAGAGGCGCAGTCCAAACTCAGGCAATCAGCTCGCGATCGTGTCAAGTCTCCCGGGACTCAGTCGCCTCGCATGCAACAGTCACCACAGGCTCGGTCACCGCACACTCACTCCCCAAGATCCGAGTCTCCAGTGGTACAACGAGAAGACGCAAGAGTAATGGATAACCAAGACACCGAGTCTGTTGCGTCCATTGCGAACAGTAACTCGAGTACAGGCTCAGCCCGTGCTGCTAGAGAATCCAAGGGTGGCGCTTTGGCGATGAATGGAAAGCCTAGACAGAAAGGCGATTCTAGTAGTATCGGCAGTGGTGCATCCATGGAAGGTCGACACAATCATCTGGGCAGATGGAGCGGGAGCAATGATTCCCTATCGCGACACCGAAAAAACATGGACCTCTCTCACGCACGCCCTCAACAAACAGGACAGGACGGGCACGCACGCCCTCAGCAGACCGGGCAGGACGGGCATTCGCGTTCCTCTAGCGACGGCGGTGCAGTCATCCAGCTCGTCACGGACAGCTACCCCCTGCAGGTCACCGCCAAGACGTCACTCTGCAAGGGTCAGGAGTCTCGCCAGGAGGGGGCCACTTCCAGGGTGCGTCAGGCGCTGGGCTACACCGGCTCCCAACCATCCGTCTTGTCCGGACGCCAGAGTGATACTGGGTCGGTGGTGTCTCCAGGGACCGCTCGGCGGTTGAACCAGTGGGCCGAGATCCAGGTGAGTGAGAGCATCGAGATGTCAAGTATGTCCGCACGCATGCGCCCTGAGAGCAGGATTACCCAGAATGCACCGGCGGTAGCGGCTAGTCGTGAGAGCGTCAACTCATCACGTCAGAGGCGTCGGCGTGTGCAGAAATTCCGGTCGTACCGAGACACAGACAGCGACCCGGAAGCGGACATCGACTCAGATGACGACAGGACCATGTTCAGCACGCGTGGCAACACCGGAAACGCGTGGGTCAAGAAAAACGGAAATCGAAATGCATTTCGGGGTCACATGACCGAAAATGGAATCCAGTCTCCTCGGATGCAGACCAAGATGGCGGAGGATCGATGCGTGTGCACTGAGGTGTCCAACGTCTGGATCAAGAGGGGCAAGTCAGCGGACGCTCTTCCTAAGCGCATGTGCGAAAAATGTAACAAGGAAAAGCAGGAAGGCAACGGAATTACGGCCGTGAAGACGCGACGGAACTCAAGCGACTCGCCGCTGTCCAGTCCCAGCGCTATGCGAGTGCCGAGGGTCATATCTGATCCCGAGGACGCGGAACTTGAGGCTAGCAAAAGAGGAGTCAGGGTGACGTCATTATGA